In Burkholderia sp. WP9, a genomic segment contains:
- a CDS encoding tetratricopeptide repeat-containing glycosyltransferase family protein has product MGKPANLPQQLDHMLRQAVGLQQNGAFAEAEELYREILELKPRHFDALQLLGALALQAGRLQEGVELLRKALAVNAKQAPIHSNLAYALNALQRFDEALLSADRALALQPKFPDALNNRGTAQAGLNRPLDALGSFDRAIALMPDFAQAWNNRACELRDLGRPADALASCEHALALQPNYPDAWSNRGNAFSDLNQPEEAERSYRRALELAPAFADAWNNLGLTQIDLNQHAQALSSYERALAANPAAAETHWNASLCLLQMGQFESGWQKYEWRWERSRIKASRRTFAQPLWRGDFSIDGKTILLHAEQGLGDTLQFCRYAALVSKLGAKVVLEVPPELMRIMRTLDGVDQLIEAGQTLPAFDCHCPLLSLPLAFKTDIDSIPSATPYLFADAEAARQWHDRIHVADDGRLKVGLVWAGGNRPHVAELRKNDARRSIALERFAPILDVPDVRFFSLQKGPTAQQLDNAGLSGRIVDYTEELGDFADTAALVANLDLVISVDTSTAHLAGALGKPVWILNRFDTCWRWMLERADTPWYPRARLFRQPALGDWDSVMQAARDALAASSAPAMGAAHSR; this is encoded by the coding sequence ATGGGCAAGCCTGCCAATCTGCCACAACAGTTGGACCATATGCTTCGGCAAGCCGTCGGGCTCCAGCAGAACGGCGCATTCGCCGAGGCCGAAGAACTCTATCGCGAGATTCTCGAACTCAAACCCCGTCATTTCGACGCGCTGCAATTGCTGGGTGCGCTGGCGCTGCAAGCGGGCCGTCTGCAAGAGGGCGTCGAACTGCTCAGGAAAGCGCTTGCTGTCAACGCAAAGCAGGCGCCGATTCATTCGAACCTCGCCTATGCGTTGAACGCCTTGCAGCGTTTCGACGAAGCACTGCTGAGTGCCGATCGCGCACTGGCCTTGCAGCCAAAATTCCCTGACGCACTGAACAATCGCGGCACCGCGCAAGCCGGCCTGAACCGGCCGCTCGACGCGCTCGGCAGTTTTGATCGGGCGATCGCGCTGATGCCCGATTTCGCGCAGGCCTGGAACAACCGCGCCTGCGAGCTGCGCGATCTGGGCCGTCCCGCGGATGCGCTCGCGAGCTGCGAACACGCGCTCGCATTGCAGCCGAATTATCCCGATGCGTGGAGCAATCGCGGCAATGCGTTCAGCGATCTGAACCAGCCGGAGGAAGCCGAACGAAGCTACCGTCGCGCGCTCGAATTGGCCCCAGCGTTCGCCGATGCCTGGAACAATCTGGGTCTCACACAAATCGATCTCAACCAGCACGCGCAGGCGCTATCGAGTTACGAACGCGCACTGGCCGCGAATCCCGCGGCTGCCGAGACGCATTGGAACGCGTCGTTATGTCTGCTGCAAATGGGGCAATTCGAATCCGGTTGGCAGAAATATGAGTGGCGTTGGGAGCGCAGCCGGATCAAGGCAAGCCGGCGCACTTTTGCGCAGCCCCTTTGGCGCGGGGACTTTTCGATCGACGGCAAGACGATTCTGTTGCACGCGGAGCAGGGCCTCGGCGATACGCTGCAGTTTTGCCGTTATGCCGCGCTGGTGTCGAAGCTCGGCGCGAAGGTCGTGCTCGAAGTGCCGCCCGAATTGATGCGCATCATGCGCACGCTCGACGGCGTGGACCAGTTGATCGAAGCCGGCCAAACGCTGCCGGCATTCGATTGCCACTGTCCGCTGCTGAGCTTGCCGCTCGCGTTCAAAACAGATATCGACAGCATTCCGTCTGCCACGCCTTATCTCTTCGCGGATGCCGAAGCGGCTCGCCAATGGCACGATCGAATTCACGTGGCAGACGACGGCCGCCTGAAAGTCGGACTCGTGTGGGCAGGCGGAAACCGGCCGCATGTCGCGGAGCTTCGCAAGAACGATGCGCGCCGCTCGATCGCGCTCGAGCGATTTGCGCCGATTCTCGATGTGCCGGACGTGCGGTTCTTCAGCCTGCAAAAAGGGCCGACGGCACAGCAACTCGATAACGCCGGGTTGAGTGGCCGCATCGTCGATTACACAGAAGAGCTGGGCGATTTCGCCGACACGGCGGCATTGGTCGCAAACCTCGATCTGGTGATTTCCGTGGACACGTCCACGGCTCATCTGGCCGGCGCGCTCGGCAAGCCGGTCTGGATTCTGAACCGCTTCGACACCTGCTGGCGCTGGATGCTGGAGCGCGCCGATACGCCGTGGTATCCGCGTGCGAGGCTGTTCAGGCAACCCGCATTGGGCGATTGGGACAGCGTGATGCAGGCCGCGCGCGACGCGCTGGCCGCGTCGAGCGCACCGGCTATGGGCGCCGCTCACTCGCGATAG
- a CDS encoding DUF4142 domain-containing protein, translated as MIRLPLATLSSACMAGLLIVATAANAQSSPAAPAADAGRLHAADQTFIADGTKAVATQRDAARIATSRSTDRDVKAFAERVSTDNAKISDALRAASPRGVDVPKNDPDAAVLASINNLRGAEFDKAYIEQVALAGEQKALSAFQAEIASGRDEQLKDAAKKALPTIQEHYAMAQDLAKRKHLSTTAQ; from the coding sequence ATGATCCGCTTGCCTCTCGCCACCCTCAGCAGCGCCTGCATGGCTGGTCTGCTCATCGTCGCCACTGCGGCCAATGCGCAAAGCTCGCCCGCAGCACCCGCAGCGGATGCCGGCCGTCTGCATGCCGCCGATCAGACGTTCATCGCGGACGGCACCAAGGCCGTCGCAACGCAGCGCGACGCCGCACGCATCGCCACCTCGCGCTCGACCGACCGCGACGTCAAGGCGTTCGCCGAACGTGTCTCCACCGACAATGCGAAAATCTCCGACGCGCTGCGCGCAGCCAGCCCGCGCGGGGTCGATGTGCCGAAGAACGATCCCGACGCGGCCGTGCTCGCGAGCATCAATAACCTGCGTGGCGCCGAGTTCGACAAGGCCTATATCGAACAGGTCGCGCTCGCCGGTGAGCAGAAAGCACTGTCCGCATTTCAGGCGGAAATCGCTTCGGGCCGCGACGAACAGTTGAAGGACGCGGCAAAGAAGGCGCTGCCGACTATCCAGGAGCACTATGCAATGGCGCAGGATCTCGCCAAGCGCAAACATCTGTCGACTACCGCGCAGTAA
- a CDS encoding chemotaxis protein: MAVEHRASDERSNLTSSNKFELLLYRLGSVPGSDAHELYGINVFKVREISTMPAVTPIAGSSPFVMGAVDIRGQIIPVIDLPRLMGCEPTRGLNILLVTEFARSTQAFAVEEVDDIVRLEWNQVLSAEGAAGGNLVTSIARIDGNTGDSRLAQVIDVEQVLRDVFPSQHPSVDPASVGEALGIRRGAKILAADDSGFARKLIEQALSAIGADFVMTKTGEEAWNTLQQVARESASNGTRVKDSIALVLTDLEMPEMDGFMLTRQIKADERTRDIPVIIHSSLTGAANEAHVKNAGANGYVAKFAAAELANAIRNALGVVPSAEGVV, translated from the coding sequence ATGGCAGTAGAACACCGAGCAAGCGACGAACGCAGCAACCTGACGAGTTCCAACAAATTCGAGCTGCTGCTATACCGGCTGGGCTCCGTGCCCGGCAGCGACGCGCACGAGCTCTATGGCATCAACGTCTTCAAGGTGCGCGAAATCTCGACGATGCCGGCGGTCACGCCGATCGCCGGTTCGTCGCCGTTCGTGATGGGCGCGGTGGACATTCGCGGGCAGATCATCCCCGTTATCGACTTGCCGCGGCTGATGGGCTGCGAGCCGACGCGCGGTCTGAACATCTTGCTGGTGACGGAATTCGCGCGCTCCACGCAGGCGTTCGCGGTCGAGGAAGTCGACGATATCGTGCGGCTGGAGTGGAACCAGGTGTTGTCCGCCGAGGGCGCGGCCGGCGGCAATCTTGTCACGAGTATTGCGCGAATCGACGGCAATACGGGTGACTCGCGGCTCGCTCAGGTAATCGATGTGGAGCAGGTATTGCGTGACGTGTTTCCGTCACAGCATCCGAGTGTCGATCCCGCTTCGGTGGGAGAGGCGTTGGGTATCCGGCGTGGGGCGAAGATTCTTGCTGCTGATGATTCCGGGTTTGCTCGCAAGCTCATCGAGCAGGCTTTGAGCGCGATTGGGGCTGACTTTGTCATGACCAAGACCGGGGAAGAAGCGTGGAATACCTTGCAGCAGGTTGCTCGGGAGTCCGCGTCCAATGGAACGCGGGTGAAGGATAGTATTGCGCTGGTTTTGACCGATCTCGAGATGCCTGAGATGGACGGGTTCATGCTGACCCGGCAGATCAAGGCGGATGAACGGACTCGGGATATTCCGGTCATTATTCATTCTTCGCTTACCGGGGCGGCTAACGAGGCGCATGTGAAAAATGCCGGGGCTAATGGGTATGTGGCCAAGTTTGCCGCTGCTGAGTTGGCTAATGCGATTCGGAATGCGCTGGGGGTCGTGCCTTCGGCTGAAGGTGTTGTTTGA
- a CDS encoding lysozyme has translation MPDALATATTNTDPNSSVTVYTDRFAKPWIVSSGGLSFISVWESGLLNGVNFQGHYVTEGFILQAYLDNAGIPTVGCGHRILPTDHIQVGQSISLERARGFKRRDVERMERRLNSDVMVPLFQFEYDALVSIVYNCGAGDGATGIIQKVNTGHYRAMSDFICTYRVGHNRGLPQRRYSEARLFASGVYDASH, from the coding sequence ATGCCTGATGCACTTGCAACCGCAACAACCAACACCGATCCGAATTCCTCTGTTACGGTGTACACGGACCGATTTGCCAAGCCGTGGATTGTCAGTAGTGGTGGCCTTTCCTTTATTTCTGTGTGGGAGTCGGGGCTACTGAACGGCGTGAACTTTCAAGGGCACTACGTCACGGAGGGTTTTATTTTGCAAGCGTATCTGGATAACGCCGGCATTCCAACGGTTGGGTGCGGGCACCGGATATTACCCACAGACCATATCCAGGTTGGACAGTCAATATCACTGGAGCGGGCGCGGGGCTTTAAGAGGCGGGATGTCGAACGAATGGAAAGAAGACTGAATAGTGATGTAATGGTGCCGCTATTTCAATTTGAATATGATGCTCTTGTTAGCATCGTTTATAACTGCGGCGCGGGCGACGGCGCAACAGGCATAATCCAGAAAGTGAACACTGGGCACTACCGGGCAATGTCTGACTTCATTTGTACCTACCGAGTGGGACACAATCGCGGGTTGCCGCAAAGGCGATATTCGGAGGCACGTCTTTTCGCGTCGGGGGTCTACGATGCCTCTCATTAG
- a CDS encoding asparaginase: protein MSLRTTGPIAATVYRGDSIENTHLAHVAVVDADGRLLASFGDPSRVTLARSAAKPAQALAVLETGALERFGFDEADLALMCGSHSSEPRHIERTRHMLAKAHASEADLRCGGHAPLSDAVYVDWLKRDFKPGGVCSNCSGKHAGMLAGAQSIGAAIAGYERPEHPLQVRVKHTVADVCDLPDDAVQWATDGCNLPTPAFPLDRLARLFAKLAAAQDVVSKEATATPRTKALARIYRAMTTYPELVAGEGRFCTQLMQAFDGGLVGKVGADGSYAIGVRASAQTERAGASGALGIAVKIEDGNVGILYAVVAELLALLDIGTLEQRTKLAAFHRPKMLNTMGIETSRLTFSVTLSRSKEHGVQ, encoded by the coding sequence ATGAGCTTGCGCACTACCGGGCCGATTGCGGCGACTGTCTATCGCGGCGATTCGATTGAGAACACGCATCTGGCTCACGTCGCGGTGGTCGACGCGGATGGGCGCTTGCTGGCGTCATTCGGCGATCCGTCGCGCGTGACGCTGGCGCGTTCGGCGGCCAAGCCGGCGCAAGCGCTGGCGGTGCTGGAAACCGGCGCGTTGGAACGGTTCGGCTTCGACGAAGCCGATCTCGCGTTGATGTGCGGCTCGCACAGCAGCGAGCCGCGCCACATCGAACGCACGCGACACATGCTGGCCAAGGCGCATGCGAGCGAAGCGGACTTGCGTTGCGGCGGCCATGCGCCGTTATCCGACGCGGTGTACGTCGATTGGCTCAAGCGCGACTTCAAACCGGGCGGTGTATGCAGCAACTGCTCCGGCAAACATGCGGGCATGCTGGCGGGTGCGCAGTCGATCGGCGCGGCGATAGCGGGTTACGAGCGACCCGAGCATCCGTTGCAGGTGCGGGTGAAACACACGGTCGCGGACGTATGCGATTTACCCGACGATGCAGTGCAATGGGCCACGGACGGCTGCAATCTCCCGACACCGGCCTTTCCGCTCGATCGCCTGGCACGTTTGTTTGCGAAGCTCGCTGCTGCGCAGGACGTGGTATCGAAGGAGGCGACCGCCACACCGCGCACGAAAGCGCTTGCCCGAATCTACCGCGCGATGACGACCTATCCCGAGTTGGTCGCGGGCGAGGGCCGCTTCTGCACGCAGTTGATGCAAGCCTTCGATGGCGGCCTGGTCGGCAAGGTTGGTGCGGACGGTAGCTACGCGATAGGTGTGCGGGCCTCGGCGCAGACGGAGAGGGCGGGCGCGAGCGGCGCACTGGGTATTGCGGTGAAGATCGAGGATGGTAACGTCGGCATCCTGTACGCGGTGGTCGCCGAATTGCTGGCGTTGCTCGACATTGGAACGCTGGAGCAACGCACGAAACTTGCGGCGTTTCATAGACCGAAGATGTTGAACACCATGGGCATTGAAACGAGCCGGCTGACTTTTTCGGTCACGCTCAGCCGCTCAAAGGAGCACGGAGTGCAATGA
- a CDS encoding LysR family transcriptional regulator, whose amino-acid sequence MTPTELFALLPDMAVFARVVDAGNFSVAARQLGSTPSTVSRQIKRLEDALATRLLERSTRTVRVTESGAQVARFCRDMVSAASGAVDAAGQLAGKPQGRVSLSAPTQFAKSVIHPLVPGFLRAYDEVDLQLLFADQDIDPLADDVDLVIRLTEHPPQGLAGRRLGAVRWLLVASPAYLSERGTPAQPRDLLKHACIYLGETADDNRWRFRRGTETQSVDVTGRYIANHAGARVEAALQDFGIACVPEFAVSESLSSGELIQVLPEWKLEARAYVGSVWLLYPPNRFLPPKVRALIDYLVEHLHDALDTA is encoded by the coding sequence ATGACCCCAACGGAGCTTTTCGCCTTGCTGCCGGATATGGCGGTGTTCGCGCGTGTCGTCGATGCCGGCAATTTCTCGGTGGCGGCGCGGCAACTCGGCAGCACGCCGTCCACGGTCAGCCGTCAGATCAAGCGGCTCGAAGACGCGCTGGCGACCCGCTTGCTCGAGCGCTCCACGCGCACGGTGCGGGTCACGGAATCGGGTGCTCAGGTGGCGCGCTTCTGCCGCGACATGGTGAGCGCCGCGTCCGGTGCGGTCGACGCGGCAGGGCAACTGGCCGGCAAACCGCAAGGCAGGGTCAGCTTGAGCGCGCCGACCCAGTTCGCAAAGTCCGTGATCCACCCGCTCGTTCCAGGCTTTCTGCGCGCTTACGACGAGGTGGACCTGCAACTCCTTTTCGCCGATCAGGACATCGACCCGCTAGCCGACGATGTCGATCTGGTGATACGTCTGACCGAACATCCGCCGCAGGGTCTCGCGGGTCGCCGACTGGGCGCGGTGCGCTGGCTGCTGGTGGCGTCGCCCGCGTATTTGAGCGAACGCGGCACGCCGGCGCAGCCGCGCGACCTGCTGAAACACGCGTGCATCTACCTCGGCGAGACTGCCGACGACAACCGCTGGCGCTTTCGCCGCGGCACGGAGACACAGAGTGTCGATGTGACAGGGCGCTACATCGCCAATCATGCCGGCGCGCGGGTTGAAGCTGCGCTGCAGGATTTCGGCATTGCATGCGTACCGGAGTTCGCCGTCTCGGAGTCGCTGTCGAGCGGCGAACTCATACAGGTCTTGCCGGAATGGAAACTCGAAGCGCGCGCGTATGTGGGCTCGGTGTGGCTGCTGTATCCGCCGAACCGATTTTTGCCGCCGAAGGTGAGGGCATTGATCGACTATCTCGTCGAGCATCTTCACGATGCGCTTGATACTGCATGA
- a CDS encoding EamA family transporter, which yields MSKQERLLMLSDLMLLAVAVVWGTSYGVVKSALEFYPVLGLLALRFGITFVILAPALRHLRAADARTLRGVFIAGALLLGIFLCETFGILMTRAANAAFLISLCVVLTPIVEWLLLKRRPSRVEWLAVALSLLGAWLLAGDGALSFNPGDALILFAALLRALTVCVTKRAMRDSALPPLSVTAVQSGVVAFGSAAAAWLFAPKQWQPMPAIAGHAAFWGYVGYLVLACTLFAFFAQNFAIKRSSPTRVSLLMGSEPAFGALFACLWLGERVSVTAWVGGALIVAASILATVRWTALRVSAARA from the coding sequence ATGTCGAAACAGGAACGCCTGCTCATGCTGTCCGATCTGATGCTGCTCGCTGTCGCCGTGGTGTGGGGCACCAGTTACGGCGTGGTCAAGAGTGCGCTGGAGTTTTATCCGGTGCTGGGTTTGCTGGCGCTGCGCTTCGGCATCACCTTCGTGATCCTGGCGCCGGCCCTGCGCCACCTGCGCGCTGCGGACGCCCGCACGCTGCGCGGCGTGTTCATTGCCGGCGCGCTGCTGCTGGGCATCTTCCTGTGCGAAACCTTCGGGATCCTGATGACGCGCGCAGCCAACGCCGCCTTTTTGATCAGCCTATGTGTGGTGCTGACGCCGATAGTCGAATGGTTGCTGCTCAAGCGCCGGCCGAGCCGCGTCGAATGGCTGGCGGTGGCGCTCTCCCTGCTCGGCGCATGGCTGCTCGCCGGCGACGGCGCACTCAGTTTCAATCCGGGCGATGCGCTGATTCTGTTCGCCGCCCTGCTGCGCGCATTGACGGTGTGCGTGACCAAACGCGCGATGCGCGATTCGGCCCTGCCGCCTTTGTCGGTGACCGCGGTTCAGTCGGGTGTGGTGGCGTTCGGCAGCGCCGCGGCCGCCTGGCTATTCGCGCCGAAACAGTGGCAGCCGATGCCCGCGATTGCGGGGCACGCTGCTTTCTGGGGCTATGTGGGGTATCTGGTGCTCGCGTGCACGCTGTTCGCGTTCTTCGCGCAGAACTTCGCGATCAAGCGCAGCAGCCCCACACGCGTTTCGCTGTTGATGGGCAGCGAACCGGCGTTCGGGGCGCTGTTTGCGTGCCTGTGGTTGGGTGAACGAGTCTCGGTGACCGCCTGGGTTGGCGGCGCCTTGATCGTCGCGGCATCGATTCTGGCGACGGTGCGATGGACCGCACTGCGCGTGAGCGCCGCGCGGGCCTGA
- a CDS encoding amidohydrolase family protein has product MSITVISGGNLLDLVQGVLIEHQHVVIENGHIVEVTDRPVDLPNARVIDARGKTVMPGLIDCHVHVLASRANLGTNAAQPNILTAIRALPILKAMLGRGFTSVRDAGGADWGLTQALESGLVPGPRIFPSGKALSQTGGHGDFRPRGDMLEPCSCCFRAGAIARVVDGVDAVRLAAREEIQKGATQIKIMASGGVASPTDPIGNTQYSEDEIRAIVAEAEAANTYVMAHAYTGRAISRAIRCGVRTIEHGNLVDEAAAKLMREHGAFVVPTLVTYDALARHGADYGLPADSIAKIETVRQAGRDSLQIYANAGVPMGFGSDLLGEMHTFQSDELRIRADVLGNLEALRSATTIAAEIVDPSGKLGVIKAGAIADILVVDGDPLKDIGVLTGQGERLEYVFQRGEVVSERGSVASR; this is encoded by the coding sequence ATGAGCATTACGGTAATCAGCGGCGGCAACCTACTCGATCTGGTCCAGGGCGTGTTGATCGAGCATCAGCATGTCGTGATCGAAAACGGCCATATCGTCGAAGTCACCGATCGTCCCGTCGATCTGCCCAACGCGCGCGTGATCGATGCCCGCGGCAAAACGGTGATGCCCGGTCTGATCGATTGTCACGTGCACGTATTGGCTTCGCGCGCGAACCTCGGCACGAACGCGGCGCAGCCGAATATCCTCACCGCGATTCGCGCGCTGCCGATTCTGAAGGCCATGCTCGGCCGCGGCTTTACGAGCGTGCGCGATGCGGGCGGCGCGGACTGGGGTTTGACGCAGGCGCTGGAAAGCGGGCTGGTGCCGGGGCCGCGTATTTTCCCGTCGGGCAAGGCGCTCTCGCAGACGGGCGGACACGGCGATTTCCGTCCGCGTGGCGACATGCTCGAACCCTGCTCGTGCTGTTTTCGGGCGGGCGCGATTGCGCGCGTGGTCGACGGCGTGGATGCGGTGCGGCTTGCCGCGCGTGAAGAGATTCAGAAGGGCGCCACGCAGATCAAGATCATGGCCTCGGGCGGCGTCGCTTCGCCGACCGATCCGATCGGCAACACGCAGTACTCCGAGGATGAAATTCGCGCGATCGTCGCCGAGGCCGAGGCGGCCAATACCTACGTGATGGCGCACGCGTACACGGGCCGCGCGATCTCGCGTGCGATTCGCTGCGGCGTGCGCACCATCGAGCACGGCAACCTCGTCGACGAAGCCGCCGCGAAGCTGATGCGCGAACACGGCGCGTTCGTGGTGCCGACGCTGGTTACGTATGATGCACTGGCCAGACACGGCGCCGATTATGGTTTGCCGGCCGACTCGATCGCCAAGATCGAAACCGTGCGGCAAGCTGGGCGCGATTCGCTGCAGATCTATGCGAATGCCGGCGTGCCGATGGGATTCGGTTCGGACCTGCTCGGCGAAATGCACACGTTTCAGAGCGACGAGTTGCGCATTCGCGCCGACGTGCTCGGCAATCTGGAAGCCTTGCGTTCTGCCACGACGATCGCTGCGGAGATCGTCGATCCGAGCGGCAAGCTGGGCGTCATCAAGGCGGGCGCGATTGCCGACATCCTCGTGGTCGACGGCGATCCGCTCAAGGACATCGGCGTGCTGACCGGGCAGGGCGAACGCCTCGAGTATGTGTTTCAGCGAGGCGAAGTGGTGAGCGAGCGCGGCAGCGTTGCATCGCGCTGA
- a CDS encoding MFS transporter → MQGTLSSNLPLSVDTLARQRRRAIIATVLGNGLEWFDFTVYSFFAVIIAKLFFPTGNELTSLLLAVATFGVGFFMRPVGGIVLGVYSDKVGRKAALSLTILLMAGGTALIGLAPTYDQIGLWAPVLIVVARLLQGFSAGGEMGSATAFLTEYAPQDKRAFYSSWIQASIGFAVLLGAAVGTFVTASLSADSLHSWGWRMPFLIGILIGPVGYFIRSRMDETPAFSAVAEEAKNDSPLAEVFRTFPRETFASFSMVILWTVCTYVLLFYMPTYSVRTLHLPQSTGFLAGMLGGLMIMCFSPVVGKLADRFGRRRFLSGAAVSILLLAWPMFAYINRAPGLASLMVFQGVFGVLIATYTGPILAAFSELFPTKVLSTGLSVAYNFAVTIFGGFAPFFITWLIASTGSNMAPAIYVMIAATISLVGTFFVRDPRRAGT, encoded by the coding sequence ATGCAAGGAACGCTTTCATCCAACCTTCCACTCTCCGTGGATACGCTCGCGCGGCAACGGCGCCGCGCCATTATCGCCACGGTGCTCGGCAATGGGCTCGAGTGGTTCGACTTCACCGTCTATAGCTTTTTCGCGGTCATCATCGCGAAGCTGTTCTTCCCGACCGGCAATGAGCTGACCTCGCTGCTGCTCGCCGTGGCCACCTTCGGCGTGGGTTTTTTCATGCGTCCGGTGGGCGGCATCGTGCTCGGCGTGTACTCGGATAAAGTCGGACGAAAGGCGGCGCTCTCGCTGACCATTCTGTTGATGGCGGGCGGCACCGCGCTCATCGGCCTCGCGCCGACCTATGACCAGATCGGCTTGTGGGCGCCGGTGCTGATCGTGGTCGCGCGCTTGTTGCAAGGCTTTTCAGCGGGCGGCGAGATGGGCAGCGCGACCGCGTTCCTCACGGAATACGCGCCGCAGGACAAGCGCGCGTTCTATTCGAGCTGGATCCAGGCGAGCATCGGCTTTGCCGTGTTGCTGGGCGCCGCCGTCGGCACGTTCGTGACGGCGAGTCTGAGTGCGGACTCGCTGCATTCGTGGGGCTGGAGAATGCCGTTTCTGATCGGCATTCTGATCGGGCCGGTCGGCTATTTCATTCGCAGCCGCATGGACGAAACCCCCGCGTTCAGCGCGGTGGCCGAAGAAGCCAAAAACGATTCGCCGCTTGCCGAAGTGTTCCGTACCTTTCCGCGCGAGACGTTCGCCAGCTTTTCGATGGTGATTCTGTGGACCGTTTGCACCTATGTGCTGCTGTTCTATATGCCGACCTATTCGGTGCGTACACTGCACTTGCCGCAATCCACCGGTTTTCTTGCCGGCATGCTCGGCGGCCTGATGATCATGTGCTTCTCGCCGGTAGTCGGCAAACTTGCTGACCGCTTCGGCCGCCGCCGTTTTCTCTCGGGCGCCGCTGTCTCGATCCTGCTGCTCGCCTGGCCGATGTTCGCCTATATCAACCGGGCACCGGGCCTCGCTTCGCTGATGGTGTTCCAGGGCGTGTTCGGCGTGCTGATCGCGACCTACACCGGCCCGATCCTCGCTGCATTCTCCGAGCTGTTTCCGACCAAGGTGCTGTCGACGGGCCTCTCCGTCGCCTATAACTTCGCCGTGACGATTTTCGGCGGCTTCGCGCCGTTCTTCATCACGTGGCTGATTGCTTCGACCGGCAGCAATATGGCGCCCGCGATCTACGTGATGATCGCCGCGACCATCAGCCTGGTGGGTACGTTCTTCGTGCGCGATCCGCGCCGGGCCGGCACCTGA
- a CDS encoding LysR substrate-binding domain-containing protein gives MRIAPLPPLQCLVAFESAVRHASFTKAAAELHLTQSAISRQIAQLEDFLGRSLFVREHRALRLTIAGEGYAKHVQWLLANCSEATLDVMKRYGDMELTIACSSGVAVLWLTPRLGAFRAAHPNVKVRMIVRDGLASLSPAEFDVGLYYIRQRAEPHFAARRLFDEDVYPVCSPGYLAGRVLQPADLVHETLLMQEDGQRQWMSWSEWFRLNDVQMPASPQAVVVNHYPQLVQMAILGEGVVLGWRHMIDACLSEGLLVRATQASASHGGGYYVVSPNDRSQNQAARLFTRWVFEQAEAQTGRAPG, from the coding sequence ATGCGCATTGCCCCATTGCCTCCGCTCCAATGCCTGGTCGCATTCGAATCGGCCGTACGGCATGCCAGTTTCACTAAAGCGGCCGCGGAACTGCATCTGACGCAGAGCGCGATCAGCCGCCAGATCGCGCAACTTGAAGACTTCCTCGGCCGCTCGCTCTTCGTGCGTGAGCACCGCGCGCTACGTCTGACGATCGCCGGTGAAGGTTACGCGAAGCACGTGCAGTGGCTGCTTGCCAATTGCTCCGAGGCCACGCTGGATGTGATGAAGCGCTACGGCGATATGGAATTGACGATTGCGTGTTCGTCCGGCGTCGCGGTGCTATGGCTCACGCCGCGGCTCGGCGCGTTTCGCGCGGCACACCCGAACGTCAAGGTCAGGATGATCGTGCGCGACGGGCTCGCGTCGCTATCGCCCGCGGAATTCGATGTGGGCCTGTACTACATCCGCCAGCGCGCCGAGCCGCATTTCGCCGCGCGCCGCCTGTTCGACGAAGACGTGTACCCGGTATGTTCGCCGGGATATCTCGCCGGCCGGGTGCTGCAACCCGCCGATCTCGTGCACGAAACCTTGTTGATGCAGGAAGACGGCCAGCGGCAATGGATGTCGTGGTCCGAATGGTTCCGTCTCAATGATGTGCAGATGCCGGCTTCGCCGCAGGCGGTGGTCGTCAATCATTATCCGCAGCTCGTGCAGATGGCGATCCTCGGCGAGGGCGTGGTACTTGGCTGGCGGCACATGATCGACGCATGCCTGAGCGAAGGACTGCTGGTGCGCGCCACGCAGGCGTCGGCGAGTCACGGTGGCGGCTATTACGTCGTGTCGCCGAATGACCGCTCGCAGAACCAGGCGGCGCGCCTCTTCACGCGCTGGGTGTTCGAACAGGCCGAAGCACAGACGGGCAGGGCGCCGGGCTGA